One part of the Vitis riparia cultivar Riparia Gloire de Montpellier isolate 1030 chromosome 8, EGFV_Vit.rip_1.0, whole genome shotgun sequence genome encodes these proteins:
- the LOC117921101 gene encoding serine/threonine-protein phosphatase PP1-like — MEGLDGLIERLLEARKCRGKRIQMSESEIRQLCITAKDVFLSQPNLLELEAPINVCGDIHGQYSDLLRLFEYGGFPPDSNYLLLGDYVDRGKQSIETISLLLCYKIKYPDNFFLLRGNHECASINRIYGFYDECKRRFSVRLWKIFTDCFNCLPVAAIIENKILCMHGGLSPEIESLDQIRAIERPVDVPDQGLLCDLLWADPDRDIKGWGENDRGVSYTFGADKVAEFLKKHDLDLICRAHQVVEDGYEFFAERQLVTIFSAPNYCGEFNNAGALMSVDASLLCSFQILKPFKAKE; from the exons ATGGAAGGGTTGGATGGTTTGATAGAGAGGCTATTGGAAGCAAGAAAATGTAGAGGAAAAAGAATACAGATGAGTGAGTCTGAGATCCGCCAACTTTGTATTACTGCCAAGGATGTCTTCCTCAGCCAGCCCAATCTCTTGGAATTAGAAGCTCCCATCAATGTTTGTG GAGACATACATGGACAGTACTCAGACCTCCTCCGGTTATTCGAATATGGGGGTTTTCCCCCTGACTCCAACTACCTACTCCTGGGAGACTACGTGGATAGAGGAAAACAAAGTATAGAGACAATATCCCTTCTCCTCTGCTACAAGATCAAGTACCCTGATAACTTCTTTCTCCTCCGAGGAAACCATGAATGTGCTTCCATCAACAGAATCTACGGCTTCTACGACGAGTGCAAGCGCCGCTTCAGTGTCCGCCTGTGGAAGATTTTCACCGACTGCTTCAACTGTTTACCGGTCGCCGCTATCATCGAGAATAAAATATTGTGCATGCATGGTGGGCTGTCGCCGGAGATAGAGAGCTTGGATCAGATAAGGGCCATAGAGAGGCCGGTGGATGTGCCGGACCAAGGCCTCTTGTGTGATCTGCTGTGGGCTGATCCTGACAGAGATATCAAGGGATGGGGGGAGAATGATAGGGGTGTTTCCTATACTTTTGGAGCTGATAAGGTGGCCGAATTCTTGAAGAAGCATGATCTTGATCTCATATGTCGAGCCCATCAG GTTGTGGAAGATGGATACGAATTCTTTGCAGAGAGGCAGCTGGTAACAATATTCTCAGCTCCAAACTACTGTGGAGAATTCAACAATGCAGGGGCACTGATGAGTGTAGATGCAAGTTTGCTTTGCTCATTTCAGATTCTCAAACCCTTCAAAGCAAAGGAGTGA